A window of Streptomyces sp. Je 1-332 genomic DNA:
TGCCCTGTCCGCACAGGCGCACCGCCGTCTCCTCCGCGTTCTCCAGGCGGGCGGCGACCATGCTGGAGACCAGGTGCGGCATGTGCGAGACGAGCGCGACCGCGCGGTCGTGCGCGTCGGCGTCCATGACGACCGGCACCGCGCGGCAGAGGGCGACCAGCTCAAGGGCGAGGTTGAGTACCTCGGTGTCGGTGTCTCGGGTCGGCGTCAGGACCCAGGGCCGCCCCTCGAAGAGGTCGGCGGTGGCGGCGAGCGGGCCGCTGCGCTCGCGCCCGGACATGGGGTGCGTGCCGATGTACGGGGTGAGGTCGATGCCGAGGGCTTCGAGCTCCCGGCGCGGGCCGCCCTTGACGCTCGCCACGTCGAGGTAGCCGCGGGCGGCGTCGCGCCGCATGACGTCGGCGAGGGTCGCCGCGACGTGCGCGGGCGGCACGGCGACGACGCACAGGTCGACCCGGCCCTCGGGGGCTTCGTCGGTGCCCGCGCCGAGCGCGGCGGCCGTGCGGGCCTGCCCGGGGTCGTGGTCGGCGAGGTGCACGCTCACGCCGCGCGATGCGAGGGCCAGGGCGGCGGAGGTGCCGATCAGGCCGGTGCCGATGACGAGGGCGGTTCTCACTGGGCGATGTCCTTGCGCAGGGTGGCCGCGGCGCCGAGGTAGACGTGGGTGATCTCGGCGCGGGGCTTGGGGGAGTCGATGTGTGCGAGGACGCGGACGACCCGCGGCATGGCTCCCTCGATCTCCAGCTCCTGCGCGCAGATCAGCGGGACGTCCACGATGCCGAGCCTGCGCGCGGCCGCCGCGGGGAAGTCGCTGTGCAGGTCGGGGGTCGCGGTGAACCAGATGCTGATCAGGTCCTCCTGAGTCAGCGCGTTCCGTTCGAGGATGGCGGTGAGCAGCTCGCTGACCTGCTCGTCCATGTGGTCGGCCGCGTCCCGCTCCAACTGGACGGCGCCCCGGACCGCTCGTACCGCCACAGTGCTGCTCCTCGCTCGCGTACGTCGACTGATGTACCGACAAGGGTAGTCAGGGCCCGGGGGACGAGTGCGCGGCGCCCGCCTGCCGAGACGGACGCCGCGTGCCTCAGGGTGCCTCACCGGGGTGGGGAGCACCGTGGGGTCAGAGCTTCTGCTCCTTGATGATGTCCTCCAGGGAGCCCGTCGGTACCTGACCCTGCGGGGTCAGTTTGTCGACGGCCTGGGGCAGCTGCTGGGCGATCTGGTCGGCGGCCTCGTCACGGCTGACGCCCGCGTCGGTGGCGACCTTGTCCAGGGTCTCGTCGGGGACGGACTGCTTGACCTGGTCCGGGCTCAGCGGCTGGTTGTCGCCCTTGCCGACCCACGAGTCCAGCTGGTCCTGGCTGACCAGGCCCGAGTTCTTGATCATGTCGAGGATGCCGCCCAGCGGGTTGCCTCCCGCGGAACCGCCCTGCCCGCCGCCACTGCTGGCTGCACCGCCTGCGCCACCGGCGCCGCCGCCCAGCAGGCCGCCGAGCAGCGAGCCGAGGACGTTGCCGCCTCCGGAGCCGCCTTGACCGCCCTGACCGCCCTGACCGCCGCCGAGGAGACCGCCGAGAAGGCTTCCCAGATCGTTACCCGCCATGGTCGCGCCTTTCGAGTGAGGGGCCGGGTCGGCGCCTCGGAGGGGCGCGGACCTCGGACCATGACAATGTCGCCCGAATCGCCCCCCGTCGCCACTTGGACCGTTCGGTGGCCGTTCAGCGATGGACGCCGGGGGCACGGGTCCGCTTGCCGCGGCCTAGGCGTCCCCGTCCCAGAGCGCCCCCAGCTCAAGCAGCTCCCCCCGGTACTCGATCCGCTCGGCCCACTCGGCGGGCCAGGCGTCCGCACCCAGGTGGGCTCCCGCGAAGGCGCCGGCCAGGCAGGCGATGGAGTCGGAGTCACCGGAGGTACAGGCTGCTCGGCGCAGGGCGGTGAGGGGCTCGTCCACGCATTGCAGGAAGCACAGCAATCCCGTGGCGAGCGCCTCTTCGGCGATCCAGCCAGCGCCGGTGGCCAGGCAGGGGTCCGTCTCCGGGTTGGCGTCCCGCAGCGCGGCCTCCAGACGTTCGAGGACGGCGAGGCACTCGTCCCAGCCACGAGCGATGAACATCCCCGGCGTCGGGTCGTCACCCCGCGTCCACAGCTCGCCGAGCCAACGCCCGTGGTACGTCTCCCGGTTCTCGTAGGCATAGGAACGCAGCAGCCCGACCAGTCCCGTCGGCTCGGCGCCCTGCGCGAGCAGCCGTACGGCGTGCGCCGTGAGGTCCGACGCGGCGAGCGCCGTGGGGTGGCCGTGGGTGAGCGCGGACTGCAGCTGGGCCGCGCCCGCCCGCTGCTCGTCGCTCAGACCCGGGACGAGCCCGATCGGCGCGACGCGCATGTTGGCGCCGCAGCCCTTGGAGTGCAGCTGGCTCGCCTCCTCCCACGGCTTACCGGCCTTGAGGAGGTAGCAGGCCTTGAGGCAGGTGTTGCCGGGTGCGCGGTTGTTCTCCGGTGACTGGTACCAGTCCACGAACTCCTCGCGTACCGGCCGTTCCATCCGCTTCGGGCCGAGCAGTCCTCGGTCCATGGCGGTACGCAGGCCGCGGCCCAGCGCCAGCGTCATCTGCGTGTCATCCGTGACGATCGCGGGCCGGGGCAGCTCCATCTCCCGCCAGGGCCCGCACTTGGCGAGGATCGACGGCACGTCGTGGAACTCGGTCGGGAAGCCGAGCGCGTCCCCCAGGGCGAGGCCTATGAGGGATCCGGTGGCGGCACGCTTCATGAGGGATTTCCTTCCGAGGAGGCAGCCGAGGGAACGGTCGAGGGACGGAGCAGGGGCGGATGCAGGGCGGTGGCCGGGCCCGCCCGGTAGAGGGCCGCCGGTTTGCCCCGGCCGCCCGTCAGGCGCGCGGCACCGGGGATCGCCTCGACGAAGCCGGACGTGCCGAGCACCTTGCGGCGGAAGTTGGCCGGGTCGAGTTCGGCGCCCCACACCGTCTCGTAGACCTGCCGCAGCTCGCCGAGCGTGAACTCGGGCGGGCAGAAGGCGGTGGCGAGGCCGGTGTACTCGAACTTCGCGCAGACGCGGTCGTGGGCGTCGGCCAGGATCCGGTCGTGGTCGAAGGCGAGCGGCCCCTGAGTGCCGTACGGCAGCCACTCGGCGCGGGCCGCGTCGCTGCCGGCGCGCACCGCGGGCGGTTCGGGGACGAGGGCCGCGAAGGCGACCGAGACGACGCGCATCCGCGGGTCGCGGTCCGGCTCGCTGTAGGTGCGCAGCTGTTCCAGGTGGAGTCCGGCGCTGTCGGTGAGGCCGGTCTCCTCGGCGAGCTCGCGTCCCGCAGCGGTCTCGGCGGACTCGTCCGGCAGCACGAACCCGCCGGGCAGCGCCCAGCGCCCGGCGTACGGCTCCTGGCCGCGCTCGACGAGCAGTGCGTGCAGGCGGCCCGCGCGGACGGTGAAGACGGCGAGGTCGACGGTGACGGCGAACGGTTCGAAGGCGTACTTGTCGTAGCCCTGCATGGCTCCCCACCCCCTTAATGGTCAGTACGACTATAAAGGGAGGGGGTCGGCCCGGCAAGACGCAAAAGGCGGCCGGCCCCTGCTTCCGCAGGGACCGGCCGCCTCAACTGACCTCAGGGGTTGGCCTAGAGGTCGACCTCCTGCATCAGCATGCCGACCTCGGTGTTCGACAGCCTGCGCAGCCACCCCGACTTCTGGTCGCCGAGCGTGATCGGCCCGAAGGACGTCCGCACCAGCTTGTCGACCGGGAAGCCCGCCTCCGCGAGCATGCGGCGCACGATGTGCTTGCGGCCCTCGTGCAGCGTCACCTCGACCAGGTAGTTCTTGCCGGTCTGCTCGACGACGCGGAAGTGGTCGGCGCGGGCGTACCCGTCCTCCAGCTCGATGCCGTCCTTGAGCCGCTTGCCCAGGTCGCGCGGGATCGGGCCCACGATGTGCGCGAGGTAGACCTTCTTCACGCCGTACTTCGGGTGCGTGAGGCGGTGCGCCAGCTCACCGTGGTTGGTGAGCAGGATGACGCCCTCGGTCTCGGTGTCGAGCCGCCCGACGTGGAACAGCCGCGCCTCGCGGTTGTTCGTGTAGTCGCCGAGGCACTGACGCCCCTCGGTGTCCTCCATGGTGGAGACGACACCGGCGGGCTTGTTCAGCGAGAAGAACTGGTACGACTGGGTCGCGACCGTCAGGCCGTCGACCTTGATCTCGTCCCGCTCCGGCTGGACCCGCAGGCCCTGCTCCATCACGATCTCGCCGTTGACCTCGACACGGGCCTGCTCGACGAGCTCCTCGCAGGCACGGCGTGAGCCGTAGC
This region includes:
- a CDS encoding YidB family protein translates to MAGNDLGSLLGGLLGGGQGGQGGQGGSGGGNVLGSLLGGLLGGGAGGAGGAASSGGGQGGSAGGNPLGGILDMIKNSGLVSQDQLDSWVGKGDNQPLSPDQVKQSVPDETLDKVATDAGVSRDEAADQIAQQLPQAVDKLTPQGQVPTGSLEDIIKEQKL
- a CDS encoding NUDIX domain-containing protein gives rise to the protein MQGYDKYAFEPFAVTVDLAVFTVRAGRLHALLVERGQEPYAGRWALPGGFVLPDESAETAAGRELAEETGLTDSAGLHLEQLRTYSEPDRDPRMRVVSVAFAALVPEPPAVRAGSDAARAEWLPYGTQGPLAFDHDRILADAHDRVCAKFEYTGLATAFCPPEFTLGELRQVYETVWGAELDPANFRRKVLGTSGFVEAIPGAARLTGGRGKPAALYRAGPATALHPPLLRPSTVPSAASSEGNPS
- a CDS encoding prephenate dehydrogenase, producing MRTALVIGTGLIGTSAALALASRGVSVHLADHDPGQARTAAALGAGTDEAPEGRVDLCVVAVPPAHVAATLADVMRRDAARGYLDVASVKGGPRRELEALGIDLTPYIGTHPMSGRERSGPLAATADLFEGRPWVLTPTRDTDTEVLNLALELVALCRAVPVVMDADAHDRAVALVSHMPHLVSSMVAARLENAEETAVRLCGQGIRDVTRIAASDPRMWIDILSANPGPVADLLSAVATDLDETVTALRALQSADDAKRREGASGVESVLRRGNAGQIRVPGKHGSAPTAYEVVAVLIDDQPGQLAKIFADADRAGVNIEDVRIEHATGQQAGLVQLVVEPKAVPVLSAALRERGWAIRQ
- a CDS encoding ADP-ribosylglycohydrolase family protein gives rise to the protein MKRAATGSLIGLALGDALGFPTEFHDVPSILAKCGPWREMELPRPAIVTDDTQMTLALGRGLRTAMDRGLLGPKRMERPVREEFVDWYQSPENNRAPGNTCLKACYLLKAGKPWEEASQLHSKGCGANMRVAPIGLVPGLSDEQRAGAAQLQSALTHGHPTALAASDLTAHAVRLLAQGAEPTGLVGLLRSYAYENRETYHGRWLGELWTRGDDPTPGMFIARGWDECLAVLERLEAALRDANPETDPCLATGAGWIAEEALATGLLCFLQCVDEPLTALRRAACTSGDSDSIACLAGAFAGAHLGADAWPAEWAERIEYRGELLELGALWDGDA
- the aroH gene encoding chorismate mutase, whose product is MAVRAVRGAVQLERDAADHMDEQVSELLTAILERNALTQEDLISIWFTATPDLHSDFPAAAARRLGIVDVPLICAQELEIEGAMPRVVRVLAHIDSPKPRAEITHVYLGAAATLRKDIAQ
- a CDS encoding pseudouridine synthase, which encodes MRSSNGRNSSGNNGGSRGGNSGSRGSSGGRPSGGGRGSGGGRPTGGGRGSGGGGGGGRDYRGSGNSPDRQGRGAGGARDDQAPKRESKPRPEERRYDVGGDASRKGRGAAARGGAKGGPRAPQGSDRGTRRGAGAPSTSREYDARQEERNRERYAGKPKASPPKTFPGAEQEGERLQKILARAGYGSRRACEELVEQARVEVNGEIVMEQGLRVQPERDEIKVDGLTVATQSYQFFSLNKPAGVVSTMEDTEGRQCLGDYTNNREARLFHVGRLDTETEGVILLTNHGELAHRLTHPKYGVKKVYLAHIVGPIPRDLGKRLKDGIELEDGYARADHFRVVEQTGKNYLVEVTLHEGRKHIVRRMLAEAGFPVDKLVRTSFGPITLGDQKSGWLRRLSNTEVGMLMQEVDL